The genomic segment TGCTTATCCAAAGACATGCACCTGTTCTTCAAGTTGATACTGATCATATTTATCTACTTCGACAACTTTATTCTCTTCAATTGACTCTAAAACAGCCATTACCGTCTTTAGATCACCATACTCCATCTGCGGCGGTACAGAAATTGCTTCCTGTCCAGTCAAGCTGTTATAAAAATCTAATAATTCATTATAGAAACCGCGTTCCGGCTGATAAGGAATTTCCTCTCTAGTACCATCATTATAAGCAACATTAATTACTCCAGCTTTACTTTCTTCTAGATAGATCATACCTTCAGTACCGAAGATTCTAGTCCCTACTAAAGGACGCTGCATCTCTTTTCCACTGGGAAAATAAGAGAATTGGCCAACAATACCATTCTTAAACTTTAGATTAATATTAGTTGATAAATACGGATTAAAATCGTCATCCTGAGGCTTACCTACAGCATAGAGACTTTCGATTGGTCCAAAAATATGGCGGATACCGGCTAAATTATGAATGGCTGAATCTAAAATTCTTCCCCCAGGATAATCCGGATGCTGACGCCACTCTTTAGCAGCAAATTTATTACCTAACATATCCTCAGAAAAATCGGTTATCTTATTGCTGATAAAGTAGACTACATCGCCAATTTTTTGTTCACGAATTAGATCCCGAATAATATTATTCTCTTCATTGTAGCGATAATTTTCAGCAATCATAATCTGAATTCTATGTCTATCAGCTAAATGGGAGTACTCTTCTGCTTCTTCTAAGCTAGTAGCTAACGGCTTCTCACAGATAATATTAATACCCATTTCAGCTACATCTTCAGAGATAGGAAAGTTTTCAGGAATCGGTACAATAATATCTACTGCATCTAATTCTTCCTGATTAATCATTTCATTATAGTCCTGATAGGCCTTTTCCTGTCCGATACCAACCATCTCTGTAGCTTTACGAGCCTTATCAAAATCTACATCACAACAAGCAGTTACTTTATATTTATCCTGTAATTCTTGAAAGGCCGGATAATGCAGACGTTCCCAGGCCATGCCACAGCCGATAATACCTACTTTAATCTGTTCCATTTTGATAAAATTCCTCCTTATTCTTCAGTTTTGGGAGCAACTTCATCTGCCCGTAAAAAATATTATAGATTTCATACTTATTATTAACACCATAGTTTTTTATATTAAGGAAATAAGTACTAAATAAAATAGATAAAACCAGGGAATCACCCTGGTTTACTACAACTAAGATTATTCTATTGATTTAACTTTCTTATTATATTAAATACTTTAGCCCAATCACCTTCATCTAAAGCATTATAATCTTCAACTATAACTCCTAAACTATCTGTAAGTTCGATCTTTCTACCACTGATCACTCCTTCATTCCCTGCTAAAAATGACCACCGTCTACCACCTATGATTTCACAGAAGTAAAGTCTAATATTATAATTTTTATTCAACCACTCTGCAATCTGATATAAATTCTCTTTAAGCGTATTATTTCCATCGATTAATGTCTGTAATCGTTTAGATATAGAGATCTCGTTCACCATTTTTTATCCTTTCATAATAATTTTTAAACTCATTCAGCAGATTATTTTCAGTGAAAAAAGAGTCATTTTCAATCTCTTCTAATTCTTGAGCAATTACTTTTTCGCCGGCTTTCTTTGTTTCTTCAGATGCAAAATCATCTAACCACTCTCTGAATGTTAAAACAGCATTCAGTTTACAGAACTTTCCTTCGACTCCCTCCTGTAATAGATTCATGATTTTATCTCCGGTTCTACCACAGCGATAGCCAGCAGTACAGAAAGAAGTAATCATGCCCATTTCAGCAAACTCTTTAATTACTGTATCCAAATCTCTTGTATCACCTAGTATGAACTGTTGACGTTTCTTCTCCTGTTCTGTATACTCCTCACTATATGCTCCAATACCTATTCTAGTTGAAGCATCAGTCTGAGTACAGCCTAACTGCATAGCCTCCCGCCTTATTTCAGGAGTTTCACGAGCAGTTACAATTAAGCCAGTATATGGTACTGCTAACCTAAGTACAGTTATTAACTTTTTAAATTCCTCATCTTCAACTTTATATTTAGAGTTTTGAGTATAAGGTGAACCATCTGCTTCCATCAAACGAGGAAAAGAAATAGTATGTGGCCCAACGCCATTAAACTGCCTTTCCAAATCAATTGCATGGTATAATAGGCCCATTACTTCAAACTTCCAATCATAAAGGCCAAATAATGCTCCAATGGCTACATCATCAATCCCTGCCTCCATAGCCCTATGTAGAGCATACAGCCTCCAGCGGTAATTAGACTTTGGTCCTGATGGATGTAATTTTTGATAAGTTTCGTGGTGATAAGTCTCCTGGAACACCTGATAAGTACCAACTCCTACATCCCACAGCTTCTTTAAATCCTCTATCTCCATTGGCGCAGCATTTATATTCACCCGCCGCAGCGAACCATAGCCATGCTTAGTCTCCACTTTAACATCATAGATTGCTTCCATGGATTCAGCAATATAATCAGCATCTGAAGCAGGATGTTCACCATAAACAACAATACTCCTTTTATGCCCCATCTTTACTAAATTACGAGCCTCTTCTTTAACCTTTTTCATATTTAAAACTTTTCGCGTTTCATTAGTATTATCCTTTCTAAATCCACAGTAAACACAATTATTAACACAGAGATTACTACAATATAAAGGAGCAAAGGTCACCACCCGGTTATCATAGACTTTCTTCTTTACTTCTAGTGCCGCTTCTTTCATCTCATTTAAAAGTTCCTCATCTTCAACATTAAGTAATGCAGCTGTCTCTTCCGGCTCGAGCCGTTCTATTTCTAATGATTTCTGAATAATTTCCCTAATCCATTTAGGATCCGGATCTCTGTGTTCTTCTAATTGTTGTTCTATTAAGTTATCATCTATAAAGTCATCCCCATCAATTAAATACCGATCAATCTCATCCTGTTTAATTACATTAGCTGCCCACTCAGCTGGATTAATACTACCCATAATAAATTTAACCTCCTAATAATACTATACTAAGTGTATATTTTCGCAAATAAAAAAGACTTACCCCAAAGGATAAGCCGCCAATTACCAGCCGTATTACCTCTGTATGATCAGGCCCCCCCTTTCATCAAGAGTATATTAGCCGCAAACAGCAGTTTTTCCTTCTAAATTAGGATTTCTCCCTATCTATCAGGAAATAAAACAGCTATTTGCCAAATATTATTTTTTAGTCTCCATTAGCTTATCACATTTTTATTATATCTGTTTTTAAATATTATATCAACAAAAATTTCTAATTTTCACAAATTATATTTTTGTGTCGACAATTACAACGAAAAACTACTCTTGATTAGGTCTGATATTTAAAATTTATTCAATCAAAAATAGCTTTATGATAATCTTTTCTTCTAGCTTCAAAGCAACTCCTTATCTGTTCTTTGGTATTTCTACCTAATGAAAGAGGGGGAAGATCAGTAACCGAAAAGAAACCTGAATCTGAAGTTTCAATATTCTTTTCAAATTCTCCACTTAAAAATTCACATTCTACAAAGATTTTATACATTCCAAAAGGAAAAGACTTTTTATGATGCTTTCTACGATCTAAAATAGATATTATCCGTTGAGGTTTAATCTTCACTCCAGCTTCCTCCTGAGCCTCTTTAATTAAATTTTCCTTTAGTGAATAACCAACATCAGCCCAACCGCCAGGTAGTGACCAGCGCCCATCAACTTTCTCCTTTACTAATAAGATTTTATCATCTTTAAAGACTGCTGCCCGAACATCAATCTTAGGTGTTGGATAA from the Acetohalobium arabaticum DSM 5501 genome contains:
- a CDS encoding Gfo/Idh/MocA family protein is translated as MEQIKVGIIGCGMAWERLHYPAFQELQDKYKVTACCDVDFDKARKATEMVGIGQEKAYQDYNEMINQEELDAVDIIVPIPENFPISEDVAEMGINIICEKPLATSLEEAEEYSHLADRHRIQIMIAENYRYNEENNIIRDLIREQKIGDVVYFISNKITDFSEDMLGNKFAAKEWRQHPDYPGGRILDSAIHNLAGIRHIFGPIESLYAVGKPQDDDFNPYLSTNINLKFKNGIVGQFSYFPSGKEMQRPLVGTRIFGTEGMIYLEESKAGVINVAYNDGTREEIPYQPERGFYNELLDFYNSLTGQEAISVPPQMEYGDLKTVMAVLESIEENKVVEVDKYDQYQLEEQVHVFG
- the hydG gene encoding [FeFe] hydrogenase H-cluster radical SAM maturase HydG gives rise to the protein MGSINPAEWAANVIKQDEIDRYLIDGDDFIDDNLIEQQLEEHRDPDPKWIREIIQKSLEIERLEPEETAALLNVEDEELLNEMKEAALEVKKKVYDNRVVTFAPLYCSNLCVNNCVYCGFRKDNTNETRKVLNMKKVKEEARNLVKMGHKRSIVVYGEHPASDADYIAESMEAIYDVKVETKHGYGSLRRVNINAAPMEIEDLKKLWDVGVGTYQVFQETYHHETYQKLHPSGPKSNYRWRLYALHRAMEAGIDDVAIGALFGLYDWKFEVMGLLYHAIDLERQFNGVGPHTISFPRLMEADGSPYTQNSKYKVEDEEFKKLITVLRLAVPYTGLIVTARETPEIRREAMQLGCTQTDASTRIGIGAYSEEYTEQEKKRQQFILGDTRDLDTVIKEFAEMGMITSFCTAGYRCGRTGDKIMNLLQEGVEGKFCKLNAVLTFREWLDDFASEETKKAGEKVIAQELEEIENDSFFTENNLLNEFKNYYERIKNGERDLYI
- a CDS encoding NUDIX hydrolase N-terminal domain-containing protein; amino-acid sequence: MSKEPKWLEYAKRLQAIAQAGLTYSENKYDRERFEEIREISSSIIKDQTELKKEEISELFMEDAGYPTPKIDVRAAVFKDDKILLVKEKVDGRWSLPGGWADVGYSLKENLIKEAQEEAGVKIKPQRIISILDRRKHHKKSFPFGMYKIFVECEFLSGEFEKNIETSDSGFFSVTDLPPLSLGRNTKEQIRSCFEARRKDYHKAIFD